The Juglans regia cultivar Chandler chromosome 10, Walnut 2.0, whole genome shotgun sequence genome includes the window GAAGGAATGGTTCATTAAACTTATTTGTGGCGAGTTTTTGTCGtcataaaaacaatatattttcgCCGCAAAAGGTCATAACTGAATTTCGACGATTTCTCTGTTGCTGAAAAAAGTTTTTCTGGCGAGTATATGTGGCCGCAAAAAGTGCATTTCATCGCCACAAATAGCGTCTTCTTTTCCAGCTGTTTTTTcagtcgatttttttttttttttcgacgGTTGTAACATCGTTGGAATATTTATTTGGGTCGAATCACGGTCACCGTAAAAGACCATATAATAGTGTTGAAAATAGTACAAGATTCAATTTTCGACGTGGATAACATTCGCTGCATATAAGACTTATTAAccatttttttggttgaaattgTTCTTTTGGGGCAGTATTTTTTTGTCGGATTTATTTTGTCAAGACAGTATTTTTACTCGAAACTCTATTTTTGGGACATCCCAAATGGCGTTGAAAATAGTTTTGTGTACTAATTAATGTTGGGAAAAAATGAGAGACATTATATGGTTAcccaacaatattaatatgactttatgataaattaatgcagattaattaatgataaattCTCAATTATAATCTCCTCAATGTATTCTTTAAAGAATTTTTgctattttcaaataataacaGAAGTAACATTTTGGCTATATAGATATTCACCATTATTGGATGAATATTCATAGTCAAGATCAGTAtggaaaaaatgataattaccATATTTGGGCAGAAACTAGAACATGATTGTTGTCCAACTTCATTGATGAACTATATATTGAACTCAAGTCAAATATCATGTGGTGGATCAACATCTCAATGCATACTGGATATAATATCAACAAGTCTAATATTTACATTAATAAAGTAACAGATCCATATTAAGTACTAAACATATGACTTGTCACATGATATTCCTCCATCTATGTAGGAAATAAGTCCCTATATGCTAGCATAATTAACCTTATATTTGGAATCTATCTCCAGCTGGGCTGCTTACTTGATCTGAAGTTGGTGTTGCATCTACTTTATCATTGTACCATATTGCTTCTCAATCATGTGAGCCCATAGACAAAGAATCTTCTTGGATGGTTATACTTATCATCTACCCATAACTTGATGTTGcctaaaacaaaatagaagaaCCAGTTAACATGGATTACTACAATTATGGACAGCATCATTCAAATATGTTATAACCTTATAcaacaaaaaatcatttcccTACAATTATCTTATAAGAAGCTGTACAGAAATTGTCAAATACTATTGGTAAAGGAAACTACACTTATTTGTTTGCCTACTGTCAAGTCTTCTAAGCCAAACATGGTGAAGCATTAAAGATTTTACCCACTAAAAAGGCTTTACacaacaacatttttttaaggaCACAATATTGCACAGGAAGTTAGTAGGGACTTGAAGCATCTGGCTTATTTGAAGATAagcaatgatttttaaaaatacaaaaactgcTTCAGCACAAACACAAAAAACTGCAGAATAGCCCATTATAAACTCGATCCATCTAAAAACATTACATATGCAGGGACATTCtaagaaacaagaaaacatatGCACAACTTTGATAACATGAAGTATTGcaagaaaacccaaaaacagCCTCAGTTCGTTACCTTTCATTTGTTCACTAAAAGTTTGGAATTTACAAAAGCCATCCACAATCATTCTTCTCAAACTCAATGCTGACAAGTCTCACATGCATAACCACATCCACTTTCAACAAACATCACTTTATAACAcctagaagaagaggaaaaaaataacattaattgaCACtacatttgaaataattaagagAGGCAACAACTGGCAGTTATCAAACTTAGAAGCATATTCAGAACTGAAAATTTCAGTATTTACCTATGTCTTATGCCAACACCCAGTATGTGTAGCAAAATGGCAAGCAATTTATCATACACAAGTTTTCTACATTTCCCAAGAATCTAAActatttgaaaatgatttacTCAATATGAAATTGCacctagatatatatatatatatatatatatatatatgcatgacttaatttatatatttatacatgtaATCAATGGAGTGGATAATATGGTTCTACTCACATGATTAATATGCATCTCCCATCTCTTGCATCAAACCATATAGCCATCAATTCCACTTCACGACGTTTGGTTGACCCTCCAAAAGTTAGAAAATATTGCAAGCCCAACTAGGTTACTACACTGTAACTAGAACCCATTACCTCTAGCCTCAAAAGCAAAATACTGATTCCTGCAAAAGGATGCTAGCACATCaatctcaaaaaacacaaaatgttTTATTAGAGCTTGGAGGACCTAATATCCTAAGCAATAGGGAGAGAATCTCCCCGTGACTGCCTCTCGGACATTAACATGTTTATCAACTTGTCATACTCTTGTTGTCTCTCCAAAAGGACCCTCACATCTCCCCGTAATTCTGCAACCTCATTCTTATAGTATGCAGCCTCTTTTACTACTTCAACATATTGTTTATCACGTTCGCTGTCTTGTTTTTGGATAGACTCTGGTATTATCATCTCTCCTAAACCTTTAGCATACCCAGACTTATGTCCCAAAACATCTCTAAAAACCCATGTTGTTGCCTCTGTTGTACGAACTTCGGGTTCCAAATCAGACAACTTTCCAACCATTTTGTGCTACACCAACAAATTTTACGTTACTTGTAAGCCAATGTACTTAATTAACTGAAATATAAACTGAAACAAATAATTCAAAGAACTTGACTACGAAAATGAATACAAAGCAACCTCCAAGGAAATTGCTCACATAAAGTTCTTCTGTTGTGGGCGACACAAACTGGTCCTTCTTCTTAGACCAACGAACTTCCTTGTAAAAGTCCACTAGGTTGCTTGTAGGTGACTGTTGTATGTCAATTAAAATATACAGTTCATACTCATTTTGTGTTAAAAGTACAGATAAAAGTTCACTTATCAAATGAAGGCTGATACAATTTATATACCTGCTCCTCTAGTATTCTCACAAACGATTTTCTTCCAGTTGTGTGATTAGTTGTCAGCCTCTTTCTATTCTCTGTATTTTGCATTGAAACTTTCTGCCATATGAACAAATAGAAGTCAGTTATTATTTTAAACCAAGTcaataatgaacataaaaaaaaaactgatgcaATAAACTTCTGTGTCCAATACCTTGAATGCGTGGCTTCCCCACCTCCCGCATAACTTAACCCACACCAAGGGATCCAGCAAGACACACCCATTGGCCAACGCTTCTTCATGACTTGAATAAGCCAAATATTTTGtaagtaagaaattttattggttATTTTTTCCTGGGAGTGAAAAAAACTTCAGCAAATTACTAACATTAGTTTGCTACATAACGTTGTGTTAATATGCATCACATAGCAAAGTGTGTGGAAAAAGACTTTTCAGATTTGACATATTGAAACTTGAGTTTATGCATGTGAAAAACTGCATTTTTCTTGGAACTTAGCAACTATCTAGACTCAGGTATATGTATAGTAATACgtaaatgagttgagaagaatTTCATAGAAGATAACCATGACTTCCATGATGAATAAAGTATCCTATAAAATGCCATCACCTCAATTGAGATACGTATGATTAGTACTTGCCTAGTTAgtttgttgatatatatattaa containing:
- the LOC109007609 gene encoding uncharacterized protein LOC109007609; protein product: MQNTENRKRLTTNHTTGRKSFVRILEEQSPTSNLVDFYKEVRWSKKKDQFVSPTTEELYHKMVGKLSDLEPEVRTTEATTWVFRDVLGHKSGYAKGLGEMIIPESIQKQDSERDKQYVEVVKEAAYYKNEVAELRGDVRVLLERQQEYDKLINMLMSERQSRGDSLPIA